The Deinococcus aerolatus sequence GCGCTGCGTCAGCAGGACGCGGCGCTGCGCCGGCCGTACTACCTGGCGCTGCTGGCCGAGACGCAGCTGCACCTCGGGCAACCGGAAGCGGCGCGGGCCACGCTGGACAGCGCCCAGGCCATGGTGGGCCAGAACGGAGAGGTGTGGTACCTGCCTGAACTGTACCGGCTGCGTGGCCTGACCCGCCCGCCAGAGGCCGAGGTCTGGTTCCGGCGCGCCCACGCGCTGGCCCAGAAGCAGGGCAGCCGCTCGCTGGAGCTGCGCGCAGTGACCAGCCTGGCAGGGCACCTGCACCTGCAGGGCCGGTCCCCGGAGGCCGCCGCGGTGCTGGACCCGGTTCAGGCCGCCTTCCCCGAACGGCTGGTGACGCCCGACCTGGGCGCGGCGCGGGCGCTGCTGCAGCGGCTGTCCTGACGGCCTGGGCCGCCTCTGAACGCTGAGGTCCAGCGCCCGAACGCCCGGGCGAACGGCGGGCGAACGGCGCGAAGTCTAACCTCGCTTCACGGAAACCCAGAAGAGCGGGAGTGACAGACCACACGAGACCGGCACGCTCTTCCGGCGGGGTTGCTTTCAGCTTCCGCCCCCTCCGTCCCAGGAGTTGATTGCCATGCCTGTTCCCCGCTTGACTGCGCTCACCCTGCTCTCGCTGACCGCCGGCGCCGCCCTGCTGTCTCTGGGCCTCGCCGCCACCGCACCGGTCAACGCCGACGCGCTGAAGTGGGGAGATGCACCTCCCTTCCTGCCGCCGGGCGCACAGCTCGCGGTGCTGGACGGCGACCCCAGCAAGGCCGTAAGGATCACGCTGCGCCTCAAGATGCCTGCCGGCTACCAGATTCTGGCGCACTGGCACCCCACCCAGGAGGACGTCACCGTGCTGTCCGGCAGCGTGTACGTGGGCATGGGTGACGTGCTGGCCAAGACCGGCGGCACCCTGCTGAAACCCGGCGGCTTCGTGGCCCTGGGCGCCAGGATGAACCATTACGCGTGGACCGACGAGGCCACGGAGTTGCAGATTCACATGGACGGCCCCTTCGAGATTACCTATGTCGACGCGGCTCTTGATCCGAGAGACAAGAAATAACGTCCCTGACCGCTGACTCCCCCTCGCTCCGAGGGGGGTGGCGGCATTCGACCAAAGGAAGTGTGTCATGACCACCATGCCCAGCAGTCCAGCTCTTTCCAATCTTCCAGTCCAGGACGCAGTGATCGCTCTGCGGGCCTCCCTGCGCGGCGAGGTCATTCAGCCCGAGGATGAACGCTACGACGATCTTCGGGCACTCTACAACGGCATGATCGACCGGCACCCGGCGCTGATCGTGCGCTGCACCGACGTGGCTGACGTGCAGGCGGCCCTGAAGTTTGCCGCCGAACACGCACTGAGACTCGCCATTCGTGGCGGCGGCCACAACGGCGGCGGCCTGGGCAGCGTCGACGGCGGCCTGGTCATCGACCTGGGGCCGATGCACGGCGTGCGGGTCGATCCTGCCGAGCGCACCGTGCGGGTGGAGGGCGGCGCGACCTGGGGGCAAGTGGACCACGCCACGCACCCCTTCGGGCTGGCCGTGCCGTCAGGCATCATCTCCACCACCGGGGTGGGCGGCCTGACGCTGGGCGGGGGGCTGGGCCACCTGACCCGCAAGTACGGCCTGACCATCGACAACCTGCTGGAAGCCGACGTGGTGCTGGCCGACGGGCAGCTCGTGACCGCCAGCGCGGAGCAGCATCCCGACCTGTTCTGGGCGCTGCGCGGGGGCGGCGGCAACTTCGGCGTGGTCACCTCGTTCCTGTTCCGGGGCCAGCCGGTGGACACCGTCGTCGGTGGGCCGACCCTGTGGACGCTGGAGCAGGCCCCCGAGGTGATGCGCTGGTACCGCGAATTCATCGTGAACGCCCCCGAGGACCTCAACGGCTTCTTCGCTTTCCTGACCGTGCCGCCCGCGCCGCCGTTCCCCGAGGCGCTGCACCTGCAGAAGATGTGCGGGGTGGTGTGGTGCTACACCGGGCCGCAGGAGAAGGCCGAGGAGGTCTTCGCGCCCATCCGCGACTTCGGGCCGCCGGCGCTCCACGGCATTCATGACATGCCGTTTCCCGCCCTGCAAAGTGCCTTTGACGGCCTGTACCCGCCCGGACACCAGTGGTACTGGCGCGCGGATTTCGTCAAAGAGCTGAGTGACGAGGCCATCGCCACGCACGTCGAGCACGCCCGGACCCTGCCGACCATGCAGTGCACCATGCACCTGTACCCGCTGGACGGCGCTGCCCACCGCGTGGGCCCGCAGGACACCGCCTGGAGCTACCGCGACGCCACCTGGGGCGAGGTGATTGTCGGCGTCGATCCCGATCCGGCCAACGCGGGCACCATCAAGGACTGGTGCGTGAACTACTGGGAAGCGGTGCATCCCCACTCGATGGGCGGCGCCTACGTCAACATGATGATGGACGAGGGCCAGGACCGGGTCCGGGCGGCGTACCGCGACAACTATGACCGGCTGCGGCAGGTCAAGGCCCGCTATGACCCGGACAATGTCTTTAACGTCAACCAGAACATCCGGGCAGATTGACCCGCCCGCGCTCTTCCCCCGGCCAGAAGGTCGGGGGCCTCTTCCCGGCCTGCCGTCCCTACCGCGTCACGCTGAATACCAGCGTGTCGCGCAGCTGCGCCGGATCGTCGGCGGCCACCGCGTTGTGGCGCAGGGTGGCGTCCAGGGCGTAGCCCAGTGCCCGGGGAATGCGGGCGCTGCGTGCGTTGGCACTGTCGCAGCGGATCTCGATGCGGCGCAGCCCCAGGGTGTCCAGGCCGAAGGTGGTCAGCGCCCCGGCCACCTCCTGCGCGTGGCCGTGGCCGGTGTGGGGGGTGGCGATCCAGTACCCGATCTCGCCCTTCGGCACGCGCCAGTCCAGGGCGTGAAAGCCGCTGCTGCCGATCAGTTCCCGGCCATCTGGAGTCCAGACCAGCAGACGCAGTTCCTCGCGGGCGGCATAGCGTTCAGCGGCCCCGCGCAGGTTCTCAGCGGTTCCCGGCAGGTCCAGCGGTTCCTGCGCCCAGACCATCCAGGGCCGCAGTTCCGGCAGCGAGGCGTGGACAGCGGCGTGAACGGCCCCGGCGTCCCCAGGCCGGGGCGCACGCAGCAGCAGCCGGGGCGTGCGCAGTTCGCTGGGCACGTGGGGCGCGGTCATGGAATCAGGGCCTCGAGCTGTGCCAGCCGCCCGCGCAACGTCGCCGGGTCCGGGGCCACCAGATTGACGTGTCCCAGCTTGCGCCCGGCCCGCCAGGCCTTGTGGTACAGGTGCAGGTGCGTGCCCGGCAGCGCGTCGATGCCCGCCCAGTCCGGCTGCTGGTCCGGCTCCTGGCCCCCCGCCCCGATGATGTTGACCATCGCGCAGGGCAGCAGGGGCCGCCAGTCGGCCAGCGGCAGGCCCAGCACGGCGCGGACCTGGGCCTCGAACTGGCTGACGCCGCCGCCGTCCTGGGTCAGGTGGCCGCTGTTGTGGACGCGCGGGGCCACCTCGTTGACCAGCAGCCCGCCGTTCGCAAGCTGGAAGAACTCCAGCGTCATCAGGCCCTGCAACTCCCAGGCTGCGGCCACGCGCCCGGCCACCTCGCGGGCCCCGGCCTCGTGCGCGTCCCCCTCCAGGCACACGCTGGTGCGCAGGATGCCGTTCCGGTGGACATTCTCGATCAGCGGGCCGAACGCCACCGCGCCGTCCGGGCCCCGCGCCACGCTCAGGCTGACCTCGCGCTCAAAGTCGACCAGCCCTTCGAGCACGCACGGCACGTGGCCCATCTCCTGCCACGCGGCCCGCAGCCCGGCCCCGTCCGACACGCGGGCCTGCCCCCTGCCGTCGTAGCCCAGTTCGGAGGTCTTGAGGACGCCCCGCCCGCCCACCTGCGCCAGCGCGCCGTCCAGGTCGGCCCCGGTCTCGATGGCCACGAAGGGAGCCGTCTGCGCCCCGGCCTCGCGCAGGGCCCTCTTCTCGCGGACGCGGTGCTTGCTGCGTTCCAGCAGACTGCGTCCTGGCCGCACCGGCACCCGGCCTTCCAGCGCACCCAGAGCGGCGGCCGGGACGTTCTCGAACTCCAGGGTCACGGCGTCGCAGCCGGCCAGCCGGTCCAGTCCGGCCGCGTCGGTGTAGGGCGCGTGCAGGTGGGTAGCGCACAGCCGCGCCGGGGCCCCGGCGTCCGGCTCCAGCACCGTGACGCGCACGCCCAGCGGCAGGGCCGCCAGCGCCAGCATCTGCGCCAGCTGCCCGCCGCCGAGAATACCCAGGTGTGGGGAAGCAGGGGTCACTGCGCGCCTGCCTCGGGGTGGCCCTCAAAAAACGGCTCGTCCAGCACCGCCTGGGTCTGCTGGTGGCGAAAGGCGTCCAGATGCTGCCGGACCCCGTCGTCGCTGCCGGCGACCATGGCGGCGGCGAACAGCGCGGCATTCTTTGCCCCGGCTGGCCCGATGGCAAAGGTGGCCACCGGAATGCCGCCGGGCATCTGAACGATGCTCAGCAGGCTGTCCTGGCCGCTCAGGGCGCGCGACTGCACCGGCACGCCCAGTACCGGCACCCGCGTGAAGGCCGCCAGCATGCCCGGCAGGTGGGCCGCGCCGCCCGCCCCCGCGATGATGCAGGTGAAGTTCAGCCGCTGGGCCCGCGCCGCGTAACTGGCCAGCAGCTCCGGCGTGCGGTGGGCCGACAGCACCCGCACCTCGTAGGGCAATCCCAGCTGGGCCAACGTGTCCAACGCCGCCTCCATGGTCGCAAAATCGCTACGGCTGCCCATCACCACGCCCACGCGGGGGGCGGGCGGCGTCTGACTCACGGACGGTGTTTCACTCACGCCCTGCATGCTACCCGGACGCGCTAGCCTCTGGCCTGTGACGTCGCCCGATTACGACTGGCTGTACTCGCGCACCCGTGCAGGCCGGGCGCGGGGGCCGGCGGGCGCGCGGGCGCTGCTGGACGCCCTGGGCTCGCCGGACGCCCGCTTCCCGTCCGTCCGCGTGATCGGGACCAACGGCAAGGGCAGCACCTGCGCCATGCTGGAAGCGGGCCTGATGGCAGCGGGCGTCCGGACGGGGCGCTTTACCAGCCCGCACCTGCACGCCTACGAGGAACGCGTCCGGGTGGACGGGGTCAACCTTGATCCGGCCCGCACGGGCGCCTTTATCGGGTGGGCCAGGGCGCACGCCCCGGACGCCGCCTTCTTCGACCTGACCCTGGCACTGGCCTGTCAGGTGTTCGCCGGGGACGGAGTGGAGGTGGCCGTGATGGAGGCGGGCGTGGGCGGTCAGAGCGACGCCACCCACGCGCTGAAAAACGTCGTCGCCGTGGCCCTGACCAACGCGGACCTGGACCACACCGGCGTGCTGGGGGCGACGGTGGCCGCGATCGCCCGCGACAAGGCGGGGGCGGCCATGCGTGGCGTGCCGCTGCTGACCACCGCGACGGGGGAGGCGCTGGCGGTGGCGCGGATGGTGGCCCGGCAGCGGGGAGCGCCGCTGCTGACCCCGGCTGGCCATCCTGGACTGTTCGCCCTGCCCCACCCCCCCCGGCTGGCGGGTCCGCACCAGCACGCCAACGCCGCCCTGGCCGCCGCCACCCTGCGGACGCTGGACCACGGCAGCGGAGTTGAGGCCGCCCTGAACGCCCGCCATTCCGCCCGCCTGGAGCGGCTGGTGGTGGGGGACCGGACCGTGCTGCTGGACGGCGCGCACAACCCTCACGCTACCCGCGCGCTGGCGCTGGCGGTGCCGCAGGCCGACGTGCTGTTGTTCGGCAACCTGGCCCGCAAGGACACCGACGCCACGCTGGCCCCGCTGTTGCCGGTGGCCCCACTGCGGGTCTTTACCGCGCCCGGTGATCTGGCGACGCCGCCGCAGAACCTCGCGGCCCGTTACGGCGGTGAGGCCTGTCCCGACCCTGCCGGTGCGCTGACCCGCGCCCTGGCCCTGACGCCGCCGGGAGGCACGCTGCTGGTCACCGGCAGCCTGTATCTGGCGGCAGGCGTGCGGGCGCAGCTTGACAGGCCCTGAAGAGCTGCTATACTCCGCTCTGCTCTGGATCGTTAGCTCAATTGGTAGAGCAGCTGACTCTTAATCAGCGGGTTGTAGGTTCGATTCCTACACGATCCACCAGACAGAAACGATGTCCAGCACATCGTTTCTTTTCTTTTGCACACTAGTGAAAACCGACCCCGATCGGCAAAACTGTGTAATTCGAGTGTAAGAAGACAGGCCGAGGGATGCACCTCGGCCTTCTCATACCTAAATTCGTGACAGTACCGCCGCCCCGCCTGTGATTACAGCTATTCTGAGTTATGCCTGAAGACAACAGCACGCCCAATAATCCGGTGTCAGCATTGATCGACAAGCTCGTAGGGCCAGTTTACGATGACCTACTCAAACCTGCGATCCAAGAAGTCGGTAAGGGCGTGGGCGGTCTAGCTAGCTATTACATGCACGGCTGGCAAGCGCAAGGCGCTATCGCTAGAGCAAATTTGAATCTCTTGCAAGCAACATTGGAACCCAAGCTCGAAGCGATTCCGGAAGAACAGCGCATTCCAGTTGATCCCGCCATATTAG is a genomic window containing:
- a CDS encoding cupin domain-containing protein, which gives rise to MPVPRLTALTLLSLTAGAALLSLGLAATAPVNADALKWGDAPPFLPPGAQLAVLDGDPSKAVRITLRLKMPAGYQILAHWHPTQEDVTVLSGSVYVGMGDVLAKTGGTLLKPGGFVALGARMNHYAWTDEATELQIHMDGPFEITYVDAALDPRDKK
- a CDS encoding FAD-binding oxidoreductase, which encodes MTTMPSSPALSNLPVQDAVIALRASLRGEVIQPEDERYDDLRALYNGMIDRHPALIVRCTDVADVQAALKFAAEHALRLAIRGGGHNGGGLGSVDGGLVIDLGPMHGVRVDPAERTVRVEGGATWGQVDHATHPFGLAVPSGIISTTGVGGLTLGGGLGHLTRKYGLTIDNLLEADVVLADGQLVTASAEQHPDLFWALRGGGGNFGVVTSFLFRGQPVDTVVGGPTLWTLEQAPEVMRWYREFIVNAPEDLNGFFAFLTVPPAPPFPEALHLQKMCGVVWCYTGPQEKAEEVFAPIRDFGPPALHGIHDMPFPALQSAFDGLYPPGHQWYWRADFVKELSDEAIATHVEHARTLPTMQCTMHLYPLDGAAHRVGPQDTAWSYRDATWGEVIVGVDPDPANAGTIKDWCVNYWEAVHPHSMGGAYVNMMMDEGQDRVRAAYRDNYDRLRQVKARYDPDNVFNVNQNIRAD
- a CDS encoding GNAT family N-acetyltransferase — encoded protein: MTAPHVPSELRTPRLLLRAPRPGDAGAVHAAVHASLPELRPWMVWAQEPLDLPGTAENLRGAAERYAAREELRLLVWTPDGRELIGSSGFHALDWRVPKGEIGYWIATPHTGHGHAQEVAGALTTFGLDTLGLRRIEIRCDSANARSARIPRALGYALDATLRHNAVAADDPAQLRDTLVFSVTR
- the purK gene encoding 5-(carboxyamino)imidazole ribonucleotide synthase, translated to MTPASPHLGILGGGQLAQMLALAALPLGVRVTVLEPDAGAPARLCATHLHAPYTDAAGLDRLAGCDAVTLEFENVPAAALGALEGRVPVRPGRSLLERSKHRVREKRALREAGAQTAPFVAIETGADLDGALAQVGGRGVLKTSELGYDGRGQARVSDGAGLRAAWQEMGHVPCVLEGLVDFEREVSLSVARGPDGAVAFGPLIENVHRNGILRTSVCLEGDAHEAGAREVAGRVAAAWELQGLMTLEFFQLANGGLLVNEVAPRVHNSGHLTQDGGGVSQFEAQVRAVLGLPLADWRPLLPCAMVNIIGAGGQEPDQQPDWAGIDALPGTHLHLYHKAWRAGRKLGHVNLVAPDPATLRGRLAQLEALIP
- the purE gene encoding 5-(carboxyamino)imidazole ribonucleotide mutase, which gives rise to MGVVMGSRSDFATMEAALDTLAQLGLPYEVRVLSAHRTPELLASYAARAQRLNFTCIIAGAGGAAHLPGMLAAFTRVPVLGVPVQSRALSGQDSLLSIVQMPGGIPVATFAIGPAGAKNAALFAAAMVAGSDDGVRQHLDAFRHQQTQAVLDEPFFEGHPEAGAQ
- a CDS encoding glutamate ligase domain-containing protein, with amino-acid sequence MTSPDYDWLYSRTRAGRARGPAGARALLDALGSPDARFPSVRVIGTNGKGSTCAMLEAGLMAAGVRTGRFTSPHLHAYEERVRVDGVNLDPARTGAFIGWARAHAPDAAFFDLTLALACQVFAGDGVEVAVMEAGVGGQSDATHALKNVVAVALTNADLDHTGVLGATVAAIARDKAGAAMRGVPLLTTATGEALAVARMVARQRGAPLLTPAGHPGLFALPHPPRLAGPHQHANAALAAATLRTLDHGSGVEAALNARHSARLERLVVGDRTVLLDGAHNPHATRALALAVPQADVLLFGNLARKDTDATLAPLLPVAPLRVFTAPGDLATPPQNLAARYGGEACPDPAGALTRALALTPPGGTLLVTGSLYLAAGVRAQLDRP